In Candidatus Nitronauta litoralis, one DNA window encodes the following:
- a CDS encoding iron-sulfur cluster assembly accessory protein: MTTTTQFVSITPLAAEEVKKLIAAEEKPGIGLRLGVKGGGCSGLSYDLDFTPEEKGDTVVDSDGFKIFMDAKSLIYLKGMQLDYQAGLQGKGFVFVNPNAKSTCGCGESFSLT; the protein is encoded by the coding sequence CCACTTGCAGCAGAAGAAGTAAAAAAATTGATTGCTGCAGAAGAAAAACCGGGTATCGGGCTTCGTCTTGGCGTAAAAGGCGGAGGTTGTTCCGGCTTGTCCTATGACTTGGATTTCACCCCTGAGGAAAAAGGCGATACTGTTGTCGATTCTGACGGATTTAAGATATTCATGGATGCCAAAAGCCTTATCTATCTTAAAGGCATGCAGCTCGATTATCAGGCAGGGCTTCAAGGAAAAGGCTTTGTCTTCGTCAATCCCAATGCCAAATCTACTTGTGGTTGCGGTGAATCATTCTCACTCACCTGA